A part of Sulfurimonas sp. HSL-1716 genomic DNA contains:
- a CDS encoding CatB-related O-acetyltransferase, translated as MLKKIKKTIKYFLLLKKYPHSKIHYGAFLDKDSSIGRNTVLFDDVFLQNTQVDDYSYIQSSSTLVNTKVAKFCSIASRVQIGLSEHPTHMVSTSPVFYDNTQPLPFFFIDTNHYVGNQTITNIGYDVWIGYGAIIKAGVNIGVGAVIGAGAVVTKDVEAYSIVAGVPAKHIKFRFDTATREELLSSRWWMLSEEKLKKLSKYFENPQEMIEKIKYENILNT; from the coding sequence ATGTTAAAAAAAATAAAAAAAACGATCAAGTACTTTTTATTGCTAAAGAAGTACCCCCACAGTAAAATACACTATGGTGCTTTTTTAGACAAAGATAGTTCGATCGGAAGAAATACAGTTCTGTTTGACGATGTATTTTTGCAAAATACGCAAGTTGATGATTATAGCTACATTCAATCATCTTCCACTCTGGTCAATACGAAAGTCGCAAAGTTCTGTTCGATAGCGAGCCGAGTACAGATAGGGTTATCGGAACATCCTACACATATGGTCAGCACGAGTCCTGTTTTTTATGACAATACACAGCCTCTGCCGTTTTTCTTTATAGATACGAACCATTACGTCGGTAATCAAACAATAACAAATATCGGCTATGATGTCTGGATAGGTTATGGAGCCATTATAAAAGCCGGAGTAAATATCGGAGTGGGTGCGGTAATCGGCGCCGGTGCTGTTGTAACAAAAGATGTAGAAGCATACAGTATTGTTGCCGGAGTACCCGCTAAACATATTAAGTTCCGGTTCGATACAGCAACAAGGGAAGAACTTTTATCCTCAAGATGGTGGATGTTAAGTGAAGAAAAATTAAAAAAGCTGTCTAAATACTTTGAAAATCCGCAAGAGATGATCGAAAAAATTAAATATGAAAATATTTTAAACACATAG
- a CDS encoding carbamoyltransferase C-terminal domain-containing protein gives MSSNILSFTMSGHGFSGVLVIDGEVKIATSLERLTRIKNDILLPISKNDLKTFGWNSNPAIYEKNVDLPFDLQNDYSTVDFSKSANFLKLLNYLLDSQNLTIDDIDYVAYSYRYNESMKQFFYNQNPNIKFVELEHHFGHACQAFLPSGFEDAAIMVVDGQGVPLKRTGGDQLSGCLAYGQGNQIDTFYDLPVRHSLGGMYAAFTKKVGFKTNEEGKTMGLAPYGSPRYYDILKKDLIFNTTEYSIKDFKQLVKRGFSKREVLYQLPDYNKFLKSFPTRLKSEEITDVHRDLAYAVQKLTEDVMIFLANWLYEKTGSKNLCIAGGVGLNCVANYQVLIHSKFDNIFIHPNSGDNGLAVGQALYVHNVLNNNPRTYVATTDSLGKEYTDDDIKEAINKYSNDEDLEIIHYTNLDELYDTFASYIEQGYITSWFQGRSEFGPRALGNRSIIADPRRKDMKDILNSRVKFRESFRPFTPSVLAEKVNEFFELEIDSPFMLLAAYVRKGKAELVPAITHEDNTARIQTVTEDINPPYYHLIKAFYKRTGIPLILETSFNIADEPIVETPSDAIRTFKSTDIDILCLKDYIIKKKSKGI, from the coding sequence ATGAGTAGTAATATATTAAGTTTTACGATGAGTGGACATGGATTTAGTGGCGTTTTGGTTATAGATGGAGAAGTAAAAATTGCTACTAGTTTAGAAAGACTTACAAGAATTAAAAATGATATTTTATTACCTATATCTAAAAATGATCTAAAAACTTTTGGATGGAACTCTAATCCGGCGATATATGAAAAAAACGTTGACCTGCCGTTTGATCTGCAAAACGACTATTCTACGGTAGATTTCAGCAAATCAGCAAACTTTTTAAAACTTTTGAACTACTTATTAGATTCCCAAAATTTAACTATCGATGATATTGATTACGTAGCTTACAGTTATAGATATAATGAATCAATGAAGCAGTTTTTCTATAATCAAAATCCAAATATAAAATTTGTTGAGTTAGAGCATCATTTCGGTCACGCCTGTCAAGCCTTTTTACCTTCTGGCTTTGAAGATGCAGCAATTATGGTCGTTGACGGACAAGGCGTGCCTTTGAAAAGAACAGGAGGAGATCAATTATCGGGATGTCTGGCTTATGGTCAAGGAAATCAGATAGATACATTCTATGATTTACCGGTTCGGCATAGTCTGGGAGGCATGTATGCAGCCTTTACAAAAAAAGTCGGCTTTAAAACGAATGAAGAGGGGAAAACGATGGGGCTAGCCCCATACGGATCACCTAGATACTATGATATATTGAAAAAAGATCTGATTTTTAATACAACGGAGTATAGTATTAAGGATTTTAAACAACTGGTAAAAAGAGGTTTTAGCAAAAGAGAGGTGTTATATCAATTACCGGATTATAACAAGTTTTTAAAATCTTTTCCGACAAGATTAAAATCGGAAGAGATCACTGATGTACATAGAGATTTAGCATATGCTGTTCAAAAATTAACAGAAGATGTAATGATCTTTCTTGCTAACTGGCTTTATGAAAAAACAGGTTCTAAAAATCTCTGTATAGCCGGTGGCGTGGGTCTTAACTGTGTCGCAAATTATCAAGTCCTCATACATTCTAAATTCGATAATATTTTTATTCACCCGAATTCAGGGGATAACGGTTTAGCAGTAGGACAAGCCCTTTATGTACATAATGTTCTTAATAATAACCCGAGAACCTACGTAGCGACAACAGATTCCCTTGGTAAAGAATATACTGATGATGACATAAAAGAAGCGATAAACAAATATTCAAATGACGAAGATCTTGAAATAATACACTATACGAATCTAGATGAATTATATGATACGTTCGCTTCATATATTGAGCAAGGATACATAACGAGTTGGTTCCAGGGACGAAGCGAGTTTGGACCTAGAGCACTTGGTAATAGGAGTATTATTGCAGATCCGAGAAGAAAGGATATGAAAGACATCCTTAATTCTAGGGTTAAATTTAGGGAAAGCTTTAGACCGTTCACTCCTTCGGTTTTAGCAGAAAAAGTAAATGAGTTTTTTGAGTTAGAGATAGATTCTCCTTTTATGTTATTGGCCGCATACGTAAGAAAAGGCAAAGCGGAACTGGTTCCGGCAATTACACACGAAGACAATACGGCAAGGATTCAAACAGTAACAGAAGATATAAATCCGCCATATTATCATTTAATTAAAGCATTTTATAAACGAACGGGTATTCCGTTAATTTTGGAAACATCATTCAATATAGCGGATGAGCCGATCGTTGAAACACCTTCGGATGCGATTCGAACATTTAAATCAACGGATATTGATATACTCTGTTTAAAAGATTATATTATAAAGAAAAAGAGTAAGGGTATATAG
- a CDS encoding NAD-dependent epimerase/dehydratase family protein: protein MVKVLVTGSKGFIGKNLLKKLEDKKVSILEFNRNDTADKLKTLVLESDFICHLAGEVRPGSTEEDFKESNVVLTKAIIDILTQANKNIPILLASSIHAKLLKNEYGKTKRESEILIERYSKENSINCFIYRLPHLFGEGCKPNYNSVMSTWIYNSIKNLEINVFDRNINMRYLYVQDVVDEFTDTVFNQNKPLYIENIAAYDTTLGEVVDYINEFKENVRDTKFTIKNNEFKSKLFRTYQDYYNKFIEL, encoded by the coding sequence ATGGTTAAAGTCTTAGTTACGGGATCAAAAGGATTTATCGGAAAAAATCTATTAAAAAAATTAGAAGATAAGAAAGTAAGTATTTTAGAATTCAATAGAAACGATACTGCTGATAAATTAAAAACCTTGGTATTGGAGAGTGATTTTATCTGTCATCTCGCAGGAGAGGTCAGACCCGGTAGTACCGAAGAAGATTTTAAAGAGTCCAATGTAGTATTGACAAAAGCAATTATTGATATATTGACACAGGCTAATAAAAACATTCCCATATTACTGGCTTCTTCTATCCATGCAAAACTCTTGAAAAACGAATATGGAAAAACAAAAAGAGAATCTGAAATATTGATTGAAAGATATTCAAAAGAAAACAGTATCAATTGTTTTATCTATAGACTGCCGCATCTGTTTGGTGAAGGATGTAAACCTAACTATAACTCGGTAATGTCTACATGGATATATAACAGTATAAAAAATTTGGAAATCAATGTTTTTGATAGAAACATCAATATGCGCTACTTATACGTTCAGGATGTGGTTGACGAGTTTACTGATACTGTTTTTAACCAAAATAAACCGCTGTATATAGAAAATATCGCTGCATATGATACTACATTGGGAGAAGTAGTAGATTATATCAATGAGTTTAAAGAAAATGTTAGAGATACAAAATTTACGATCAAAAATAATGAATTTAAAAGTAAGCTTTTTAGAACTTATCAGGATTACTATAATAAATTCATTGAACTATAG